From Streptomyces zhihengii, the proteins below share one genomic window:
- the nusG gene encoding transcription termination/antitermination protein NusG, whose protein sequence is MSDANLNDSARSGESFESTEDELDIVEAADAVDPDEAEAADDAAGEAAEDAALHTEDDSSADEDEAEDDEPAGEDDEAAEAEAEDEPAAEPEAPADPIAALRDELRGLPGEWYVIHTYAGYEKRVKANLEQRAVSLNVEDFIYQAEVPEEEIVQIKNGERKNVRQNKLPGYVLVRMDLTNESWGVVRNTPGVTGFVGNAYDPYPLTLDEIVKMLAPEAEEKAAREAAEAEGKPAPARKVEVQVLDFEVGDSVTVTDGPFATLQATINEINADSKKVKGLVEIFGRETPVELSFDQIQKN, encoded by the coding sequence GTGTCTGACGCGAACCTGAACGACTCCGCCCGGTCCGGCGAGAGCTTCGAGTCCACCGAGGACGAGCTCGACATCGTCGAGGCGGCAGACGCTGTGGATCCGGACGAGGCCGAGGCCGCCGACGACGCCGCGGGCGAGGCCGCCGAGGACGCAGCACTGCACACCGAGGACGACTCCTCCGCCGACGAGGACGAGGCCGAGGACGACGAGCCCGCCGGCGAGGACGACGAGGCCGCCGAGGCGGAGGCCGAGGACGAGCCCGCCGCCGAGCCCGAGGCCCCGGCCGACCCGATCGCCGCACTGCGTGACGAACTCCGCGGTCTGCCCGGCGAGTGGTACGTGATCCACACCTACGCGGGCTACGAGAAGCGCGTGAAGGCCAACCTGGAGCAGCGTGCCGTCTCGCTGAACGTCGAGGACTTCATCTACCAGGCCGAGGTCCCCGAGGAAGAGATCGTCCAGATCAAGAACGGCGAGCGCAAGAACGTCCGGCAGAACAAGCTGCCCGGCTATGTGCTCGTCCGCATGGACCTGACGAACGAGTCCTGGGGCGTCGTGCGCAACACGCCCGGTGTCACCGGCTTCGTGGGCAACGCCTACGACCCGTACCCGCTGACGCTGGACGAGATCGTCAAGATGCTCGCCCCCGAGGCCGAGGAGAAGGCCGCCCGCGAGGCCGCCGAGGCCGAGGGCAAGCCGGCTCCGGCCCGCAAGGTCGAGGTCCAGGTCCTGGACTTCGAGGTCGGCGACTCGGTCACCGTCACCGACGGCCCGTTCGCCACGCTCCAGGCCACGATCAACGAGATCAACGCCGACTCGAAGAAGGTCAAGGGCCTCGTCGAGATCTTCGGCCGCGAGACCCCGGTCGAGCTGAGCTTCGACCAGATCCAGAAGAACTGA
- the secE gene encoding preprotein translocase subunit SecE, translating to MTDAVGSIDMPDAEDESRDKKPRKGGKRGKKGPLGRLGLFYRQIVAELRKVVWPTRSQLTTYTTVVIIFVVVMIGLVTVIDFGFQEAVKYVFG from the coding sequence GTGACGGACGCCGTGGGCTCCATCGACATGCCTGATGCCGAGGACGAGTCGCGGGACAAGAAGCCCCGCAAGGGCGGCAAGCGCGGCAAGAAGGGCCCGCTGGGCCGCCTCGGCCTCTTCTACCGCCAGATCGTCGCCGAGCTCCGCAAGGTCGTCTGGCCTACGCGCAGCCAGCTGACGACGTACACCACAGTGGTGATTATCTTCGTCGTCGTCATGATCGGCCTCGTGACCGTGATTGACTTCGGCTTCCAGGAAGCAGTCAAGTACGTCTTCGGCTGA
- a CDS encoding pyridoxal phosphate-dependent aminotransferase gives MSAATPPTERRVSARIGAISESATLAVDAKAKALKAAGRPVIGFGAGEPDFPTPDYIVEAAVEACRNPKYHRYTPAGGLPELKKAIAEKTLRDSGYEVDPAQILVTNGGKQAIYEAFAAILDPGDEVVVPAPYWTTYPESIRLAGGVPVEVVADETTGYRVSVEQLEAARTERTKVVLFVSPSNPTGAVYSEADARAIGEWAAEHGLWVLTDEIYEHLVYGDATFTSLPALVPALREKCIVVNGVAKTYAMTGWRVGWIIGPKDVVKAATNLQSHATSNVSNVAQVAALAAVSGDLEAVKEMRKAFDRRRQTIVKMLSEIDGVVCPTPEGAFYAYPSVKGLLGKEIRGKRPQTSVELAALILDEVEVAVVPGEAFGTPGYLRLSYALGDEDLVEGVSRIQKLLAEAKA, from the coding sequence ATGAGCGCTGCAACCCCTCCCACCGAGCGCCGGGTCTCCGCCCGCATCGGCGCGATCTCCGAGTCCGCGACCCTCGCCGTCGACGCCAAGGCCAAGGCCCTCAAGGCCGCCGGGCGTCCGGTGATCGGCTTCGGCGCGGGTGAGCCCGACTTCCCGACGCCCGACTACATCGTCGAGGCCGCCGTCGAGGCCTGCCGCAACCCGAAGTACCACCGCTACACGCCGGCCGGCGGTCTGCCCGAGCTGAAGAAGGCCATCGCCGAGAAGACCCTCCGGGACTCCGGGTACGAGGTCGACCCCGCCCAGATCCTGGTGACCAACGGCGGCAAGCAGGCCATCTACGAGGCGTTCGCCGCGATCCTCGACCCGGGTGACGAGGTCGTCGTCCCCGCCCCGTACTGGACCACGTACCCCGAGTCGATCCGGCTCGCGGGCGGCGTGCCGGTCGAGGTCGTCGCCGACGAGACCACCGGCTACCGGGTCTCGGTGGAGCAGCTGGAGGCCGCGCGCACCGAGCGGACGAAGGTCGTCCTGTTCGTCTCGCCGTCCAACCCGACCGGCGCGGTCTACAGCGAGGCCGACGCCCGCGCGATCGGCGAGTGGGCCGCCGAGCACGGCCTGTGGGTGCTGACCGACGAGATCTACGAGCACCTCGTCTACGGCGACGCGACGTTCACCTCGCTGCCCGCCCTGGTGCCGGCGCTCCGCGAGAAGTGCATCGTGGTCAACGGCGTCGCCAAGACGTACGCGATGACCGGCTGGCGCGTGGGGTGGATCATCGGCCCCAAGGACGTCGTGAAGGCCGCGACCAACCTCCAGTCGCACGCCACCTCCAACGTCTCCAACGTGGCGCAGGTCGCCGCGCTGGCCGCCGTCTCCGGCGACCTGGAGGCCGTGAAGGAGATGCGCAAGGCGTTCGACCGCCGCCGCCAGACCATCGTGAAGATGCTGAGCGAGATCGACGGCGTGGTGTGCCCGACCCCCGAGGGCGCGTTCTACGCCTACCCGTCGGTGAAGGGCCTGCTCGGCAAGGAGATCCGCGGCAAGCGCCCGCAGACCTCGGTGGAGCTCGCCGCCCTGATCCTGGACGAGGTCGAGGTCGCGGTCGTGCCCGGCGAGGCCTTCGGCACCCCCGGCTACCTGCGCCTGTCGTACGCGCTCGGCGACGAGGACCTGGTCGAGGGAGTCTCGCGGATCCAGAAGCTGCTCGCGGAGGCGAAGGCCTGA
- a CDS encoding adenosine deaminase, translating into MEHVRDLSLLPKAHLHLHFTGSMRPATLLELADKYGVHLPEALTGGEPPKLRATDERGWFRFQRLYDMARSCLREPEDIRRLVREAAEEDIRDGSGWLEIQVDPTSYAPRLGGLIPALEVILDAVDSASRETGLGMRVLVAANRMKHPLDARTLARLAVRYADRGIVGFGLSNDERRGMARDFDRAFAIAREGGLLAAPHGGELTGPASVRDCLDDLHAARIGHGVRAAEDPRLMRKLAERQITCEVCPASNVALGVYEKPADVPLRTLFDAGVPMALGADDPLLFGSRLAAQYELARRHHGFTDAELAELARQSVRGSAAPEDVRAKLLAGVDDWLAQPPTA; encoded by the coding sequence ATGGAGCACGTACGCGATCTCTCGCTTCTGCCGAAGGCCCATCTGCATCTGCACTTCACCGGGTCGATGCGCCCCGCCACCCTGCTCGAACTCGCCGACAAGTACGGCGTGCACCTGCCGGAGGCGCTGACCGGCGGGGAGCCGCCGAAGCTGCGCGCGACCGACGAACGGGGCTGGTTCCGCTTCCAGCGGCTGTACGACATGGCCCGCTCCTGCCTGCGTGAGCCGGAGGACATCCGGCGGCTCGTGCGGGAGGCCGCCGAGGAGGACATCAGGGACGGCTCGGGCTGGCTGGAGATCCAGGTCGACCCCACCTCGTACGCGCCGCGGCTGGGCGGGCTGATCCCCGCCCTGGAGGTCATCCTCGACGCCGTGGACTCCGCCTCGCGGGAGACCGGACTGGGCATGCGGGTGCTGGTCGCCGCGAACCGGATGAAGCACCCGCTGGACGCCCGCACCCTGGCCCGGCTCGCCGTGCGCTACGCCGACCGCGGCATCGTGGGCTTCGGCCTCTCCAACGACGAACGCCGGGGCATGGCGCGGGACTTCGACCGCGCCTTCGCCATCGCCCGCGAGGGCGGGCTGCTGGCCGCCCCGCACGGGGGCGAGCTCACCGGGCCGGCCTCGGTGCGCGACTGCCTCGACGACCTCCACGCCGCCCGCATCGGCCACGGCGTGCGCGCGGCGGAGGACCCCCGGCTGATGCGCAAGCTCGCCGAGCGGCAGATCACCTGCGAGGTGTGCCCGGCGTCCAACGTCGCGCTCGGCGTCTACGAGAAGCCGGCGGACGTGCCGCTGCGGACGCTCTTCGACGCGGGGGTCCCGATGGCGCTCGGCGCGGACGACCCGCTGCTCTTCGGCTCGCGCCTCGCCGCCCAGTACGAGCTGGCCCGGCGCCACCACGGCTTCACGGACGCGGAACTGGCCGAGCTGGCACGCCAGTCGGTGCGGGGGTCGGCGGCGCCGGAGGACGTGCGGGCCAAGCTGCTGGCCGGCGTCGACGACTGGCTGGCACAGCCGCCGACCGCCTGA
- a CDS encoding TetR/AcrR family transcriptional regulator, protein MERKPTRARIVDAACELMLTLGLARTTTKEIARAAGCSEAALYKHFTGKEELFVTVLEERLPGLGALLTRLVTEPGGASVEENLTEIARQAALFYERTFPMAASLYAEPRLKRRHEEGMRRLGTGPHRPIEGLTAYLDAEREAGRIHPEADTHAAASLLLGACAQRAFAYDATGDGRPPRPLDDFAAGLARTLLRGIAPADPPR, encoded by the coding sequence ATGGAGCGGAAGCCGACCCGAGCGCGCATCGTCGACGCCGCCTGCGAGCTGATGCTCACGCTCGGCCTGGCCCGTACGACGACCAAGGAGATCGCCCGGGCCGCCGGCTGCTCCGAGGCGGCGCTGTACAAGCACTTCACCGGCAAGGAGGAGCTGTTCGTCACGGTGCTGGAGGAGCGGCTGCCCGGACTGGGCGCCCTGCTCACCCGTCTCGTCACCGAACCGGGCGGCGCGAGCGTCGAGGAGAACCTCACCGAGATCGCCCGCCAGGCCGCCCTCTTCTACGAGCGCACCTTCCCCATGGCCGCCTCCCTCTACGCCGAGCCCCGGCTGAAGCGCCGGCACGAGGAGGGCATGCGGCGCCTGGGCACCGGGCCGCACCGGCCGATCGAGGGGCTCACCGCCTACCTCGACGCGGAACGCGAGGCCGGCCGGATCCACCCGGAGGCCGACACCCACGCGGCCGCCTCCCTGCTCCTCGGCGCGTGCGCCCAGCGCGCCTTCGCCTACGACGCCACCGGCGACGGCAGGCCGCCCCGGCCGCTGGACGACTTCGCCGCGGGCCTGGCACGCACCCTGCTGCGCGGCATCGCCCCGGCGGATCCCCCGCGCTGA
- a CDS encoding NAD(P)-dependent oxidoreductase yields MELTVFGATGGIGREIVRQALDAGHGVTAVVRDPARLDAGGPRLKVFPADLSDPDALRPAVAGRDAVLSGLGARRKADAGVAARLTRVVLAAMEAEEVRRLLVVSAAPLGAPAGRDPLPDRAMTALVGAVLKDVYTDLRAMEEALARSAADWTAVRPPRLVDRPLTGRYRTAVGANPRSARVIGRADVAHAMLAMTADPATVGRGVGVAY; encoded by the coding sequence ATGGAGCTCACCGTCTTCGGAGCCACCGGCGGCATCGGCCGGGAGATCGTCCGGCAGGCGCTGGACGCCGGGCACGGGGTCACGGCCGTGGTGCGGGACCCCGCCCGGCTCGACGCCGGCGGCCCGCGTCTGAAGGTGTTCCCCGCCGACCTCAGCGATCCGGACGCCCTGCGCCCGGCCGTCGCCGGACGCGACGCGGTGCTGTCCGGGCTGGGCGCCCGCAGGAAGGCCGACGCGGGGGTCGCGGCGCGGCTCACCCGCGTCGTGCTGGCCGCGATGGAGGCCGAGGAGGTGCGCCGGCTGCTGGTGGTGAGCGCCGCCCCGCTGGGCGCCCCGGCCGGACGGGATCCGCTGCCGGACCGGGCGATGACCGCGCTCGTCGGCGCGGTGCTGAAGGACGTCTACACGGATCTGCGGGCCATGGAGGAGGCGCTCGCGCGCAGTGCCGCCGACTGGACCGCCGTACGCCCGCCGAGGCTGGTGGACAGGCCGCTGACCGGGCGGTACCGCACGGCCGTCGGCGCCAACCCGCGCAGCGCGCGGGTCATCGGCCGGGCCGACGTGGCACACGCGATGCTGGCGATGACGGCGGACCCGGCGACGGTCGGCCGGGGCGTGGGCGTCGCGTACTGA
- a CDS encoding UDP-N-acetylmuramate dehydrogenase, translated as MQVLHDAPLAPLTTFRLGGPATRLVVATTDDEVISVVREADDTGTPLLIVGGGSNLVIGDKGFDGTALRIATRGFSLDGTRLELAAGDNWTDAVARTVEAGLAGVECLAGIPGSAGATPIQNVGAYGQEVSHTITEVVAYDRTAGETVTLTGEECAFSYRHSRFKEHPERYVVLRVRFALEDAGGLSAPVRYAETARRLGIEVGERVPAAEARRTVLALRAGKGMVLDPADHDTWSAGSFFTNPILTAAQYADFLDRVRDRLGDDVAPPAYPAGDGFTKTSAAWLIDRAGFTKGYGQGPARISTKHALALTNRGEATTEDLLALAREVVAGVRDAFGVTLVNEPVTVGVSL; from the coding sequence GTGCAGGTACTCCACGACGCCCCCCTCGCTCCCCTGACGACCTTCCGGCTCGGCGGTCCGGCCACCCGCCTGGTGGTGGCCACCACCGACGACGAGGTGATCTCCGTCGTCCGTGAGGCCGACGACACCGGTACCCCGCTGCTGATCGTCGGCGGCGGGAGCAACCTGGTCATCGGCGACAAGGGCTTCGACGGGACCGCCCTGCGCATCGCCACCCGCGGCTTCTCGCTCGACGGGACCCGGCTGGAGCTGGCGGCGGGGGACAACTGGACGGACGCGGTCGCCCGCACCGTCGAGGCGGGCCTGGCGGGCGTCGAGTGCCTCGCCGGCATCCCCGGCTCGGCCGGCGCCACCCCGATCCAGAACGTCGGCGCCTACGGCCAGGAGGTGTCGCACACGATCACCGAGGTCGTCGCGTACGACCGCACGGCCGGCGAGACGGTCACGCTGACCGGCGAGGAGTGCGCCTTCTCGTACCGGCACAGCCGCTTCAAGGAGCACCCCGAGCGCTATGTCGTCCTGCGCGTACGGTTCGCGCTGGAGGACGCGGGCGGCCTGTCCGCCCCCGTGCGGTACGCCGAGACGGCACGGCGTCTGGGCATCGAGGTCGGCGAGCGGGTCCCGGCCGCCGAGGCGCGCCGGACGGTGCTGGCGCTCCGCGCGGGCAAGGGCATGGTGCTCGACCCCGCGGACCACGACACCTGGTCGGCGGGCTCCTTCTTCACCAACCCGATCCTGACCGCCGCGCAGTACGCCGACTTCCTGGACCGGGTCCGCGACCGCCTCGGCGACGACGTGGCCCCGCCCGCGTATCCCGCGGGCGACGGGTTCACCAAGACCTCCGCCGCCTGGCTCATCGACCGGGCCGGTTTCACCAAGGGGTACGGGCAGGGCCCGGCGCGCATCTCCACCAAGCACGCCCTCGCCCTCACCAACCGGGGCGAGGCCACCACGGAGGACCTGCTGGCGCTCGCCCGCGAGGTGGTCGCCGGGGTCCGGGACGCGTTCGGCGTCACCCTGGTCAACGAGCCGGTGACGGTCGGCGTCAGCCTCTGA